GGCACCGCGTTGTACCTGCACAGCTGGCTGCCGCTGATGCTGATTGGTCTGCCGAGCCTCTATGGTGCCTGGCTCGGCTATATCTTCGGCCTTACCCAGCACGTCGGTCTGGCCGAAGACGTGCTGGACCACCGTAGCAACTGCCGCACCATTTACATGAACCGCGTGCTGCGCTTTATCTACATGGACATGAACTACCACCTCGAACATCACATGTACCCGATGGTGCCGTACCACGCCCTCGCGCAACTGCACGAAGAGATCCGCAGCGACTGCCCGCCGCCGTACGCCAACCTGTTCGAGGCGTACAAGGAAATCCTGCCGACGATCTGGCGGCAGCGCAGCGATCCGACCTATTTCATCCAGCGCCCGATTCACTTGAACACTCATCCGGCTGCCTCTACCCCGGTGCATGCAGAAACCGCTGCTGGCTGATCTCCACCCAAGAACAAGAGAAAACACCATGAACGATCAATGGATCGACGTCTGCGCCGTGGGCGAAATCGACGAAGAAGACGTGCTGCGCTTCGACCACGGCCCGCACACCTATGCGCTGTACCGCTCGGCCGAGAATGAATTCTTCGCCACCGCCGGCCTCTGCACCCACGAGAAAATCCACCTGGCCGATGGCCTGGTGATGGACCACGTGATCGAATGCCCCAAGCACAACGGGCGCTTCGACTACCGCACCGGCAAGGCCCTCGGCGCGCCAGTGTGCGTCAACCTCAAGACCTACCCGGTGCGGGTCGAAGCGGGGCGGGTGTTGCTCGCGGTCACGGCCTGATGATGAACGCTCCGTTGATTATCGTCGGGGCCGGTCATGCCGGTGGCCGGGCGGCGCTGACCTTGCGCGAAGAAGGTTATACCGGGCGCTTGATTCTGATAGGCGATGAACTGCACTTGCCCTATGAGCGGCCGCCGTTGTCCAAAGGCCTGTTGCAGGGCACGACGGACCTGGCCGGCTACAGCTTGTGCGACAGTGCGCGACTGGCCGAACTGGGCATAGAGCACATCGCCGGTAACCCGGTGACTCATCTGGAACCGCAGCAGCATCGCCTGCAACTCGCCGATGGCCAATGGTTGCCCTACGCCGGTCTGCTGTTGGCCACGGGCGGCCGGGCGCGACGTTTGCCCCAGGCGCAGGCCAATGTGCTTTACCTGCGCACTCACGATGAGGCGCTCGCGTTGCGCAGCGCTTTACGCCCCGGCACGCGGCTGGTGGTGGTGGGTGGTGGTTTTATCGGCCTGGAAGTGGCGGCAACGGCACGTAGCCTCGGCTGTGAAGTGACGGTGTTGGAAGCCGGGCCGCGCCTGGCGGGGCGTGTATTGCCGCCGGTGATCTCCCAGGCGCTGCTGGATCTGCATCGCGAGCACGGTGTGCAGGTGCGTTTGAATGTGGCGCTGGAATCCATCCAGGCCGACGCCGTGCTGTTGGTGGATGGGCACCGCTTGCCCTGTGACCTGATTGTGGTCGGCATCGGCATGCAACCCAATCTCGAATTGGCGGCAGCAGCAGGGCTGGAGGTGGGGCAGGGCATTCGTGTTGATGCGTGCCTGCGCACCAGCGCGCCGAACATCTATGCCGCCGGAGATGTGTGTGAGTTTCGCCTTGACGGTCTCTATCAGCGCCAGGAAACCTGGCGCAATGCCGAAGCCCAGGGGCGGCATGCGGCGCTGAATCTGCTGGGGCGCGAAGTGCCGTTCGAGGCGCTGCCCGGTTTCTGGTCCGATCAGTTCGACTGGGGCTTGCAGACTGTCGGCGTGATCACACCGACAGTGGTCAACCGCCCATTACCGAGCGGCGGCCTGTTGCTGTTCTACCTCGATGGCGATCAGCACTTGCAAGGCGCCTGTGGTTGGGCGCCGGGCAACAGCGTGGCCAAGGACATCAAGCTCTGCGAGCGTCTGATCAGCGCGCGGATTGCGCTCGATACCGCCAGCCTGGCCAACCCCGAACTGTCCCTCAAACTCTTGCTGCGAGGCTGATATGCGCCAATTCCTGGTGTTCCAATCCCTGTGGGCGATGCAGACCGAACCCGGCTGTCTCGACACCCAACTCGACCGCATCCAGGCCGCCGGTTTTGACGGCATTACCGATCATTACTGGCAACCTGCCGATGTCGCCCGTTTGCACGCGGCGGCTAGCTCAAGAGGCTTGCAGATCGAGGGCCAGCTGTTTCCGCAATCGATCGATGACCTGGCCGCCGCACTCGATGTGATCACTCGCTACGGCTGCCACCACCTCACCCTGCAAGCCGACGTACGCCCGCGCACCCAAGCCGAGGCGGCCCGGTTGATCGAAGGCTGGCAACGCCTGGCTGAGCAGGTGGACTTTCCGGTGTTGCTGGAAACCCACCGTTATCGCCTCACCAACGACCTGCTGTTCACCCTCGACCTGCTGGCGCAAATGCCGGATTTGAAGCTGCTGGCCGACTTGTCCCACTACGTGGTCGGGCGTGAACTGCCCGAACCGGGCGCGCCGGAAGACGACACACATATCCGCACGATTTTGCGCCACAGCTGGGGGTTTCACGGTCGTGTCGCCAGCAGCGAGCAGGTGCAAGTCTCCCTGGACTTTCCCCAGCACCAAGCCTGGGTACAGCGTTTTACCCAGTGGTGGCGCTACGGGATCGAGGACTGGCTGGCCCGGCCCGACACGCCGCAGAGCCTGT
The genomic region above belongs to Pseudomonas azotoformans and contains:
- a CDS encoding MocE family 2Fe-2S type ferredoxin; this encodes MNDQWIDVCAVGEIDEEDVLRFDHGPHTYALYRSAENEFFATAGLCTHEKIHLADGLVMDHVIECPKHNGRFDYRTGKALGAPVCVNLKTYPVRVEAGRVLLAVTA
- a CDS encoding NAD(P)/FAD-dependent oxidoreductase, with protein sequence MNAPLIIVGAGHAGGRAALTLREEGYTGRLILIGDELHLPYERPPLSKGLLQGTTDLAGYSLCDSARLAELGIEHIAGNPVTHLEPQQHRLQLADGQWLPYAGLLLATGGRARRLPQAQANVLYLRTHDEALALRSALRPGTRLVVVGGGFIGLEVAATARSLGCEVTVLEAGPRLAGRVLPPVISQALLDLHREHGVQVRLNVALESIQADAVLLVDGHRLPCDLIVVGIGMQPNLELAAAAGLEVGQGIRVDACLRTSAPNIYAAGDVCEFRLDGLYQRQETWRNAEAQGRHAALNLLGREVPFEALPGFWSDQFDWGLQTVGVITPTVVNRPLPSGGLLLFYLDGDQHLQGACGWAPGNSVAKDIKLCERLISARIALDTASLANPELSLKLLLRG
- a CDS encoding sugar phosphate isomerase/epimerase family protein produces the protein MRQFLVFQSLWAMQTEPGCLDTQLDRIQAAGFDGITDHYWQPADVARLHAAASSRGLQIEGQLFPQSIDDLAAALDVITRYGCHHLTLQADVRPRTQAEAARLIEGWQRLAEQVDFPVLLETHRYRLTNDLLFTLDLLAQMPDLKLLADLSHYVVGRELPEPGAPEDDTHIRTILRHSWGFHGRVASSEQVQVSLDFPQHQAWVQRFTQWWRYGIEDWLARPDTPQSLSFTCELGPPPYAITGADGREISNRWAEALKMQALIREVWRSSQA